A window from Aquiluna borgnonia encodes these proteins:
- the rpmI gene encoding 50S ribosomal protein L35, with protein sequence MPKMKTHSGAKKRFRFTGSGKLMKQQINMRHNLEHKSSRRTRRLNQDQVVSAADFKKLKTQLGR encoded by the coding sequence ATGCCGAAGATGAAGACCCACTCGGGCGCCAAAAAGCGTTTCCGCTTTACTGGCAGCGGCAAGCTGATGAAGCAGCAGATCAACATGCGCCACAACCTGGAGCACAAGTCATCCAGGCGCACCCGTCGCCTGAACCAGGACCAGGTAGTGTCCGCCGCAGATTTCAAGAAGCTAAAGACCCAGCTCGGCCGCTAG
- the argF gene encoding ornithine carbamoyltransferase: protein MTRHFLKDDDLTPTEQDEVLRLALELKKDRFAHKPFAGPQTVAVIFDKTSTRTRVSFAAGIADLGGVPLIIDYGVSQLGKKESIADTARVLDRQVAQIVWRTYEQSGLEEMASFSKVPVINSLSDQWHPCQLLADLMTIREEFGQTKGLKLAYIGDAANNMGNSYLVACALAGMSVSIGAPLGYQPDLQVLERARAIASEFGQSVAVFEDPALAVADADVVATDTWVSMGMESEKQQRLETFSAYTVNQQLMEKAKKSAIFLHCLPAYRGYEVSADVIDGPQSRIWDEAENRLHAQKALMLWLSKQK from the coding sequence ATGACCAGGCATTTTCTGAAGGATGACGACCTGACGCCGACCGAGCAGGATGAGGTGCTTCGCCTAGCCCTGGAGCTCAAGAAAGATCGCTTTGCCCACAAGCCTTTTGCTGGCCCGCAAACGGTGGCGGTGATTTTCGACAAGACGTCTACTCGAACCAGGGTTTCGTTTGCCGCTGGCATCGCAGATCTCGGGGGAGTCCCGCTGATAATCGATTATGGGGTTTCTCAGCTGGGTAAAAAGGAATCGATTGCTGACACGGCGAGGGTTTTGGATCGACAGGTTGCCCAAATCGTTTGGCGGACCTACGAGCAGTCCGGCCTTGAGGAGATGGCAAGCTTTTCCAAAGTTCCGGTGATCAATTCTCTGAGCGATCAGTGGCACCCGTGCCAGCTACTGGCTGACCTGATGACTATTCGAGAAGAATTTGGTCAAACCAAGGGTTTGAAGCTCGCCTACATCGGAGACGCTGCAAACAACATGGGGAATAGCTATTTGGTGGCATGCGCGCTTGCGGGAATGAGCGTTTCAATCGGAGCCCCACTTGGCTACCAGCCCGATTTGCAGGTTCTGGAACGAGCCAGGGCAATCGCGTCGGAATTCGGACAAAGCGTAGCCGTGTTTGAGGATCCGGCGCTCGCGGTAGCGGATGCGGATGTGGTGGCCACCGACACCTGGGTCTCGATGGGTATGGAGTCTGAGAAGCAGCAGCGCCTGGAAACCTTCTCTGCCTACACAGTGAATCAGCAGCTAATGGAGAAGGCTAAGAAGTCGGCGATTTTCTTGCATTGCCTGCCCGCCTATCGTGGTTACGAGGTCAGTGCGGATGTAATCGATGGCCCTCAGTCGCGAATTTGGGACGAAGCCGAGAATCGACTCCACGCGCAAAAGGCGCTGATGCTGTGGCTTTCAAAACAGAAGTGA
- a CDS encoding TrmH family RNA methyltransferase: MLDDPKSARVKGVAALQQKDARFETGLFLLEGPQGLKELARDPSLAREVFATEAALERYDAEFVKLGSAEVPVVVTSQRAMEKLSDTKTPQGVVAVVGQLDVELSDLIDSSPRLIAILDRVQDPGNAGTVLRAADAAGADGVIFSRDCVDLYNPKVVRATAGSILHVPCVIEAESRAVVLSLQASGVQVFAASAGGKSILSSELDLTRPTAWIFGNEAQGVSQELLELVDEVVALPIYGEAESLNLATAASVCLYASAFKLQANH; encoded by the coding sequence ATGCTTGACGACCCCAAATCCGCGAGGGTAAAGGGTGTCGCTGCACTTCAACAAAAAGACGCCCGGTTTGAAACCGGGCTCTTTTTGCTTGAGGGTCCGCAGGGTCTAAAGGAACTCGCACGTGACCCGAGTTTGGCGCGAGAGGTGTTTGCCACCGAGGCTGCATTGGAGCGCTACGACGCTGAGTTTGTAAAACTGGGATCTGCGGAAGTTCCTGTGGTGGTGACATCCCAGCGGGCCATGGAGAAACTGTCCGACACCAAAACACCTCAGGGCGTTGTTGCCGTTGTCGGTCAGCTCGACGTTGAGCTCTCAGATTTGATCGATTCATCCCCACGCCTTATCGCCATCTTGGACCGGGTCCAAGACCCAGGAAATGCCGGGACGGTGCTTCGGGCCGCCGATGCGGCTGGGGCCGACGGGGTAATTTTTAGTCGCGACTGCGTCGATCTCTACAACCCAAAGGTTGTGAGAGCGACAGCGGGCAGCATCCTGCACGTTCCGTGTGTTATTGAGGCGGAGTCCAGAGCGGTTGTCCTATCTCTACAGGCCTCCGGTGTTCAGGTTTTTGCCGCCAGCGCCGGGGGGAAAAGCATCTTGTCGTCTGAGCTGGATTTGACCCGGCCTACGGCGTGGATATTTGGAAACGAAGCCCAAGGGGTATCGCAGGAGCTGCTAGAGCTGGTGGATGAGGTAGTGGCACTGCCTATTTACGGAGAGGCGGAGTCCTTGAATCTTGCGACTGCGGCATCAGTCTGCCTGTATGCCTCCGCCTTCAAACTTCAAGCCAATCACTAA
- the argB gene encoding acetylglutamate kinase has protein sequence MIPQQSDQALARIKAETLIESLDWLREFHGRIVVVKFGGNAMVDEALQQAFAQDMAYLRYVGIRPVVVHGGGPQITARLAELGIPSEFRHGFRYTDSQTIEVVRDVLRNQVSADLARLIEEAGAQTSVLSGEDDNLFRAEVVKAQTPDGEVDLGLVGEVRTVNPRSVLQALDAGQIPVISTVAPTVLGELLNVNADLAAASLAVALGAEKLMVLTDVAGLYADWPNLDSLISEIGSTELRNLLPRLQSGMIPKMQACLAAVDGGVPKAHIIDGRQPHSILLEIFTKSGVGTQVVR, from the coding sequence ATGATTCCGCAGCAGAGCGACCAGGCACTGGCTCGCATCAAGGCAGAGACCCTGATCGAGTCACTGGATTGGCTGCGCGAATTTCACGGTCGAATTGTGGTGGTGAAGTTCGGTGGAAATGCCATGGTCGATGAGGCGCTTCAGCAGGCTTTTGCCCAAGACATGGCCTATCTGCGCTACGTCGGTATCAGGCCTGTAGTCGTGCACGGCGGAGGTCCGCAAATCACTGCGCGTCTGGCGGAGTTGGGAATCCCGAGTGAGTTTAGGCACGGCTTTCGCTACACGGATTCTCAAACCATTGAGGTTGTCAGAGATGTGCTCAGAAACCAGGTGAGCGCGGATCTAGCAAGGCTCATCGAGGAGGCCGGCGCGCAAACCAGTGTTCTTTCTGGCGAGGATGACAATCTTTTCCGCGCCGAGGTGGTGAAAGCCCAAACCCCTGACGGCGAGGTTGATTTAGGGCTGGTCGGAGAGGTCCGAACAGTGAATCCTCGGAGTGTCCTGCAAGCTTTGGATGCCGGTCAGATTCCCGTGATTTCGACCGTGGCACCAACTGTGCTGGGTGAGCTGCTCAACGTGAACGCAGACCTAGCCGCAGCTTCCTTGGCGGTTGCGCTCGGGGCTGAGAAGCTCATGGTTCTTACCGATGTCGCCGGACTTTATGCAGATTGGCCTAACTTAGATTCTTTGATCTCAGAGATTGGATCAACCGAATTGCGCAACCTGCTACCAAGGTTGCAGTCAGGGATGATTCCCAAGATGCAAGCTTGCCTGGCGGCGGTCGATGGGGGAGTCCCAAAGGCGCACATCATTGATGGGCGCCAGCCGCACAGTATTTTGCTAGAGATTTTCACCAAGTCCGGTGTCGGTACCCAGGTAGTTAGGTAG
- the pheS gene encoding phenylalanine--tRNA ligase subunit alpha: protein MPPPSNFKPITKLVRVSELLNAQIVSEALASSLASLQTAADFSALKAIKAEVIGEGSPLSRLNAQIKNLPNDQKAEAGKLVGAARAELMAAFEEKEAEFEAIAQAQALANERVDLTATSRVAPVGARHPLSLLMDSISDVFVGMGWEIADGPELENEWFNFDALNFHPDHPARAMQDTFFVAPVENHLLLRTHTSPVQVRSLLERELPVYVLCPGRVFRTDELDATHTPVFHQVEGLAVDKGLTMADLKGTLEHFARVMFGPEAKIRLRPSFFPFTEPSAELDVWHPGAKGGARWVEWGGCGMVNPNVLKAAGIDPEVYSGFAFGMGIERTLMFRNGVRDMHDMVEADIRFSQQFGTVI, encoded by the coding sequence ATGCCTCCGCCTTCAAACTTCAAGCCAATCACTAAACTTGTGCGGGTGTCCGAACTACTCAACGCCCAGATCGTCAGCGAAGCTTTAGCCAGCTCCCTAGCGAGCTTGCAGACAGCTGCAGATTTCTCGGCTCTCAAGGCGATTAAGGCCGAGGTAATTGGAGAGGGATCTCCTCTTTCCAGGCTCAACGCTCAGATTAAGAACCTTCCAAATGACCAAAAGGCCGAAGCCGGAAAGCTAGTGGGTGCTGCCCGCGCTGAGCTAATGGCAGCCTTTGAGGAAAAAGAGGCAGAGTTTGAGGCAATTGCCCAGGCGCAGGCCTTGGCCAACGAGCGAGTAGACCTAACTGCAACTTCGAGGGTAGCTCCTGTTGGAGCCAGGCACCCGCTTTCACTCCTGATGGATTCAATTAGCGATGTATTCGTCGGCATGGGTTGGGAAATCGCAGATGGCCCAGAGCTGGAAAACGAGTGGTTCAATTTTGATGCTTTGAATTTCCACCCGGATCACCCCGCAAGGGCCATGCAGGATACGTTCTTTGTCGCTCCCGTTGAAAATCACCTGCTGCTCAGAACTCACACTTCACCGGTGCAGGTCCGCTCTCTTCTTGAGCGTGAATTGCCAGTTTATGTTTTGTGCCCGGGTCGAGTATTTAGGACTGACGAACTAGACGCGACCCACACTCCGGTTTTTCATCAGGTCGAAGGCCTTGCCGTTGACAAGGGTTTGACCATGGCGGATCTAAAGGGCACCTTGGAGCATTTTGCTCGGGTGATGTTTGGCCCCGAGGCAAAGATTCGCCTTCGCCCGAGCTTCTTTCCCTTCACTGAACCGTCTGCGGAGCTGGATGTCTGGCACCCCGGGGCAAAGGGTGGTGCCCGCTGGGTTGAGTGGGGCGGCTGCGGCATGGTGAATCCGAATGTGCTCAAGGCAGCTGGAATTGACCCCGAGGTCTATTCGGGCTTTGCATTTGGCATGGGAATTGAGCGCACCCTGATGTTCCGCAACGGGGTAAGGGACATGCACGACATGGTTGAGGCGGACATTCGCTTTTCTCAGCAGTTTGGAACGGTGATCTAA
- the pheT gene encoding phenylalanine--tRNA ligase subunit beta: MRVPLSWLVEYVELEPNATPHDVMAELVKVGLEEEGAHGGDIRGPIVVGKVIEFVEEPQANGKTIRWCQVEVAPGVVNGIVCGARNFFEGDKVVVTLPGSALPGGFEIAARKTYGHVSDGMIASSRELGLSDEHEGILRLQTLGLDPEVGTDALELLGLNESAAEVNVTPDRGYCLSIRGIAREYAHASGVKFTDPISRVNPKQAAGFEVVVTDTAPIHGVQGCSRFTTLEVRGIDATAKVPGWMANRLKLAGMRSISIAVDITNYVMLELGQPLHAYDADKLVGGITVRRAQMGERLVTLDEKDRELHPQDLLICDQAGPIGLAGVMGGARTEVSETTKNVLIEAAVFDPISIARSARRHKLPSEASKRFERGVDREVGPYAAARVAQLLIELAGGELSGVGSSYSLNEPPVEIELPFTFASELVGVDYPNQQILDVLHQIGCELRVHDDAVAVTPPSWRPDLRHKTDLVEEVARLVGYDRIPVRIPVAPPGRGLTPRQQLRRRVLNGLSGAGFVEVLNYPFCSSEQNGAFSSVEAVALENPIQSDFPQLRLSLLPGLLSAAARNLSRGASSVALIEEGSVFLPAPAEPVLELPVGNARPSEEVLAALKAAIPVQPRHIAGLMFGDWIPQGPGQQPVQAGFPQALMAVEQVVRAAGLGHEIHQEPVQGLHPGRSARIMVLGTEIGLVGEVDPAIAQEYHLPRRIGVFELNLDALHQLAPSVLQASELRVMPAATQDISLVVSQDVVAGDLAAAISEGAGELLESIQVVDLYVGPGLPQGTKSVTFSLVFRAIDKTLTQAEASASRDAGVAVAAQKYGASLRS; this comes from the coding sequence ATGAGAGTTCCTCTGAGCTGGCTTGTTGAATACGTTGAATTAGAGCCAAATGCCACGCCGCATGACGTAATGGCGGAGTTGGTGAAGGTTGGCCTTGAAGAAGAAGGCGCCCACGGCGGGGATATCCGAGGGCCCATCGTCGTCGGCAAAGTTATTGAATTCGTCGAGGAGCCCCAGGCTAATGGCAAGACCATTCGCTGGTGCCAGGTTGAGGTTGCACCGGGTGTCGTAAACGGAATTGTTTGCGGAGCTAGAAACTTTTTTGAGGGTGACAAAGTTGTTGTCACGCTCCCGGGCTCGGCACTTCCGGGTGGATTTGAAATTGCAGCACGCAAAACCTACGGTCACGTATCAGATGGCATGATTGCGTCATCCAGAGAGCTGGGCCTCTCTGATGAGCACGAGGGCATTCTTCGGCTGCAGACTCTTGGGCTTGACCCAGAGGTGGGCACAGATGCTCTAGAGCTTTTGGGCTTGAACGAATCGGCTGCCGAGGTTAATGTCACTCCAGATCGTGGTTACTGCCTATCAATACGAGGTATTGCCAGGGAGTACGCTCACGCCTCAGGCGTGAAGTTCACCGATCCGATTTCAAGGGTGAACCCCAAGCAGGCTGCGGGATTTGAGGTTGTCGTCACCGACACTGCACCAATCCACGGAGTTCAGGGTTGCTCGAGATTCACCACCTTAGAAGTGCGGGGAATTGACGCAACGGCAAAGGTTCCAGGCTGGATGGCAAACCGGCTAAAGCTTGCTGGCATGAGGTCAATCTCAATTGCCGTCGACATCACAAACTACGTGATGCTGGAGCTAGGGCAGCCGTTGCATGCCTACGATGCTGACAAGCTGGTCGGCGGGATAACGGTTCGCAGAGCTCAGATGGGCGAGCGGCTTGTCACCCTCGACGAAAAAGATCGCGAGCTTCACCCGCAAGATCTTTTGATTTGCGACCAGGCGGGACCAATAGGTTTGGCCGGAGTCATGGGCGGGGCCCGAACCGAAGTGTCTGAGACCACCAAAAACGTGTTGATAGAGGCCGCGGTTTTCGACCCCATTTCGATTGCCCGATCTGCTCGTCGACACAAACTTCCCTCCGAGGCTTCCAAGCGATTTGAACGTGGTGTGGACCGTGAAGTTGGCCCCTATGCGGCGGCCAGAGTTGCCCAGCTGCTGATCGAATTAGCTGGGGGAGAGCTGTCGGGTGTTGGATCCAGCTACAGCCTCAATGAGCCGCCGGTGGAAATTGAACTCCCATTTACCTTCGCCTCCGAGCTCGTGGGGGTCGATTACCCAAACCAGCAGATTTTGGACGTGCTGCACCAGATTGGTTGCGAACTTAGGGTTCATGACGATGCGGTTGCGGTTACTCCACCTTCGTGGAGACCTGACCTCAGGCACAAGACCGACCTGGTCGAAGAAGTCGCTCGCCTGGTTGGATACGACCGGATCCCCGTGCGCATTCCCGTGGCCCCTCCGGGTAGAGGCCTAACCCCAAGGCAGCAATTGCGCCGCAGGGTCTTGAACGGACTGTCGGGCGCGGGTTTTGTGGAGGTATTGAACTATCCGTTCTGCTCCTCCGAGCAGAACGGGGCTTTCTCCTCAGTTGAGGCGGTTGCTCTCGAAAACCCGATTCAGTCAGACTTTCCTCAGCTGAGATTGAGTCTTTTACCAGGCCTTCTCTCCGCCGCGGCCAGAAACCTTTCCCGGGGCGCGAGTTCTGTTGCGCTAATTGAAGAGGGCTCCGTTTTCCTTCCGGCACCTGCTGAACCAGTTTTGGAACTCCCTGTCGGCAACGCCCGCCCATCGGAAGAAGTTCTAGCAGCTTTGAAAGCCGCTATCCCGGTTCAGCCCCGACACATAGCTGGGCTGATGTTCGGGGACTGGATCCCCCAAGGTCCAGGCCAGCAGCCAGTCCAAGCCGGCTTCCCGCAGGCTCTTATGGCTGTCGAACAGGTAGTTCGTGCTGCCGGACTCGGTCACGAGATTCATCAGGAGCCGGTCCAGGGTCTTCACCCGGGCAGAAGTGCCAGGATCATGGTTTTGGGTACAGAAATCGGCCTAGTTGGTGAAGTGGATCCAGCAATTGCACAGGAATACCACCTCCCGCGGCGAATCGGGGTGTTCGAGTTGAATCTTGATGCGCTCCACCAGCTTGCCCCCAGCGTGCTGCAGGCCAGTGAGCTCAGGGTTATGCCGGCCGCAACCCAAGACATTTCTCTGGTGGTAAGCCAGGATGTGGTTGCCGGCGATTTGGCTGCAGCGATATCTGAGGGTGCAGGTGAGTTACTGGAGTCGATTCAAGTGGTGGATCTTTACGTAGGTCCTGGACTTCCTCAGGGCACCAAGTCGGTCACCTTCAGCCTGGTATTCAGAGCGATCGACAAAACCCTCACTCAGGCTGAGGCCAGCGCTAGCAGGGATGCTGGTGTAGCCGTCGCCGCTCAAAAATACGGCGCGAGTCTGAGGTCGTAA
- the argH gene encoding argininosuccinate lyase has protein sequence MAQSNDSLWGGRFASGPDDALAALSRSTHFDWRLASYDLKGTSAHIKALHAAGLLDGAELEILESAIAELSKRVSSGAFKPRPDEEDVHAALERGLIEIAGPDVAGKIRAGRSRNDQIATLIRSFLLDASDRISEQLIDYIGALLDQAEEHVGVAMPGRTHFQHAQPVLLSHHLLAHAWPMVRNLQRLEDWRKRANRSPYGSGALAGNTLGLDPLIVASDLGFADVLENSMDATASRDVVAEFSFISAMIAIDLSRFAEEIIAWSTYEFSYVKLDDAFSTGSSIMPQKKNPDIAELARGKSGRLIGNHAGLLSTLKGLPLSYNRDLQEDKEPVFDSVDNLLLLLPAFTGMIATLKFNRERLEELAPMGFSLATDVAEWLVKKGVPFRQAHEITGELVKLCEQQGLQLHELSDAQLAEVSVSLKPEVRQVMSVTQAIASREGLAGTALPRVLDQLLSLRKISPRKKN, from the coding sequence ATGGCGCAGAGCAACGATTCCCTGTGGGGCGGCAGGTTTGCCTCCGGTCCCGATGACGCCCTCGCTGCACTTTCTCGCTCCACTCACTTCGACTGGCGCTTGGCTAGCTATGACCTCAAGGGAACCAGTGCGCACATAAAGGCTCTGCACGCAGCTGGCCTGCTCGATGGCGCGGAGCTTGAAATTCTCGAATCAGCGATTGCCGAATTGAGTAAACGGGTTAGCAGCGGAGCTTTCAAGCCGCGCCCTGACGAGGAGGATGTTCACGCTGCTTTGGAGCGGGGCCTAATTGAAATTGCCGGACCAGATGTGGCGGGAAAGATTCGCGCGGGTCGATCCAGAAACGATCAGATTGCAACTCTCATACGTTCCTTCCTGCTTGACGCCTCTGATCGAATCTCTGAACAGCTGATCGATTACATCGGAGCGCTGCTGGATCAGGCCGAAGAGCACGTTGGCGTTGCTATGCCTGGCCGCACTCATTTTCAGCACGCTCAGCCGGTGCTGTTGTCTCACCACCTTCTAGCTCACGCCTGGCCCATGGTTCGAAACCTGCAGCGGCTGGAGGATTGGCGAAAGAGGGCGAACCGGTCCCCGTATGGCTCGGGAGCACTCGCGGGCAACACACTGGGCCTTGATCCTTTGATTGTTGCAAGCGACCTTGGTTTTGCTGACGTGTTGGAGAACAGCATGGATGCGACCGCAAGCAGGGATGTGGTGGCCGAATTCAGCTTCATTTCCGCGATGATTGCGATTGACCTCTCCAGATTTGCCGAGGAAATAATTGCTTGGTCAACCTACGAATTCAGCTACGTCAAGCTCGACGATGCTTTTTCCACCGGGTCTTCGATCATGCCTCAGAAGAAAAACCCTGACATTGCGGAGCTGGCCAGGGGTAAGTCGGGTCGTTTGATCGGCAACCATGCAGGTCTGCTATCAACCCTCAAGGGGCTTCCTCTGAGTTACAACCGCGATCTCCAGGAGGACAAGGAGCCGGTATTTGACTCTGTTGACAATCTCTTGCTTTTGCTCCCCGCCTTCACTGGAATGATTGCGACTCTGAAATTCAATCGAGAGCGGCTCGAGGAGCTCGCTCCCATGGGATTCTCATTGGCAACGGATGTTGCGGAGTGGCTGGTCAAGAAGGGCGTGCCATTCCGGCAGGCCCACGAAATAACCGGTGAGCTGGTGAAGTTATGTGAGCAGCAAGGACTCCAGCTTCACGAGTTGAGCGACGCTCAACTCGCTGAGGTCTCTGTGAGCCTCAAGCCCGAGGTCCGACAGGTTATGTCCGTTACTCAGGCGATTGCCTCTCGCGAAGGTCTGGCGGGAACCGCCCTGCCTCGGGTCTTGGATCAACTACTTTCGCTGCGCAAAATCTCTCCGAGAAAGAAGAACTAG
- the argC gene encoding N-acetyl-gamma-glutamyl-phosphate reductase — protein sequence MSYRVAVAGASGYVGGELLRLILQHPELELGAVTANTNAGQSLGSLHPHLPAIADRLLVETNEANLAGHDVVFLALPHATSAEVAKTLSDSTLVLDCGADFRLEDPSAWEKFYGTPHAGTWTYGMPELTLAEGGKQRGRLRDQKRVAVPGCNVTALTLALAPGLTAGLFDPTDIVSVMSVGTSGAGRALKSDLLASEVLGSARAYGVGGVHRHTPEMEQNLTKAAGVRASVSFTPVLVPISRGILAVNTVRVADKFDFETLKLVYQDAYSDEPFIQLLSDQLPTTAAVLGSNNVQISLAFDQHTGRVVVVSAIDNLVKGTAGAAIQSMNLALGLAETSGLMFGAVAP from the coding sequence ATGTCATACAGAGTTGCAGTTGCAGGTGCTAGCGGTTACGTGGGTGGGGAGCTGCTGCGATTGATTTTGCAGCACCCCGAGTTAGAACTGGGGGCAGTGACCGCTAATACCAACGCCGGCCAGAGCCTTGGCTCGCTTCACCCTCACCTGCCCGCGATTGCTGATCGATTGCTGGTTGAAACTAACGAGGCAAATCTTGCCGGCCACGATGTAGTTTTCTTGGCCCTGCCGCACGCGACCAGCGCCGAGGTGGCTAAAACCCTTTCGGATTCCACCCTAGTTTTGGACTGTGGTGCGGATTTCAGGCTTGAGGACCCCTCAGCATGGGAGAAGTTTTACGGAACCCCGCACGCCGGCACCTGGACCTATGGCATGCCAGAGCTCACCCTCGCCGAAGGCGGGAAGCAGCGGGGGAGGCTTCGCGATCAGAAGAGAGTGGCAGTTCCGGGCTGCAATGTCACGGCTCTTACCCTCGCTCTTGCTCCTGGGCTCACTGCTGGGCTATTTGATCCGACCGACATCGTGTCGGTGATGTCGGTTGGCACCTCGGGTGCGGGTAGGGCTCTCAAGAGCGATTTATTGGCGAGTGAGGTGCTGGGTTCGGCTCGCGCCTACGGTGTTGGAGGCGTTCATCGCCACACCCCTGAGATGGAGCAGAACCTAACCAAGGCTGCTGGAGTGAGAGCTAGTGTTTCCTTTACCCCGGTGCTTGTTCCAATATCCAGGGGAATTCTGGCGGTCAACACTGTTCGGGTTGCGGATAAATTCGATTTTGAGACTCTAAAACTGGTTTATCAGGATGCATACTCGGATGAGCCATTTATCCAGCTGCTCTCAGACCAGCTCCCCACCACAGCAGCCGTCTTAGGGTCCAATAATGTTCAAATCTCTTTGGCTTTCGATCAGCACACTGGGCGGGTAGTTGTGGTGTCGGCAATCGACAACCTGGTTAAGGGCACCGCCGGCGCTGCAATTCAAAGTATGAACCTGGCGCTGGGGCTGGCAGAAACCTCGGGCTTGATGTTCGGGGCGGTGGCGCCGTGA
- the argJ gene encoding bifunctional glutamate N-acetyltransferase/amino-acid acetyltransferase ArgJ — MSVTFARGFEAAGVACGLKNSGNKDFALVVNRGPIQLGAAVFTTNRCQANPILWSKEVIRDSRVAAIALNSGGANCYTGPQGFQTTHATAETVAEQLGISSSDVLICSTGLIGEQLDRSKLLNGVTAAISELSSTGGEDASLAIMTTDSVPKRAARESVSGWRVGGMAKGAGMLAPGLATMLVVITTDAELTAQELDQALRAATRVSFDRLDSDGCMSTNDQVTLMASGASLLKAEYAEFEMLLTEVCKELALKLLDDAEGSSHNIHIQVLGAQSEPDAVEVGRAIARNNLFKAAIYGNDPNWGRILAAIGTTAAVFDPYNIDVSINGVLVSSHGQPAADRSEIDLAGRRVDIQVNLNSGTEEATIVTNDLTHEYVEENSAYSS, encoded by the coding sequence GTGAGTGTGACCTTCGCCAGGGGCTTTGAGGCCGCTGGGGTAGCCTGCGGACTCAAGAACTCCGGCAACAAGGATTTCGCCCTGGTGGTAAACCGCGGACCAATCCAGTTGGGAGCGGCGGTGTTCACGACGAACCGGTGCCAAGCCAACCCAATTCTCTGGTCAAAAGAAGTGATCAGGGACTCCCGGGTTGCAGCCATAGCCTTGAACTCCGGCGGGGCCAACTGTTACACCGGCCCCCAAGGTTTCCAAACCACCCATGCAACCGCCGAGACTGTGGCCGAGCAGCTGGGGATATCCAGCTCTGATGTTCTGATCTGCTCCACCGGTCTGATTGGAGAGCAGCTGGATCGCAGCAAACTGCTCAACGGCGTGACTGCGGCGATTTCTGAGTTGAGTTCAACTGGTGGCGAGGATGCCAGCTTGGCGATCATGACTACGGACTCGGTTCCCAAGCGAGCTGCCCGAGAGAGCGTATCCGGCTGGAGGGTAGGCGGAATGGCTAAGGGGGCTGGGATGCTAGCCCCGGGCCTTGCAACCATGCTCGTGGTCATCACCACCGATGCCGAACTGACTGCCCAGGAGTTGGATCAAGCCCTCAGGGCTGCCACCCGAGTTAGTTTTGATCGCTTAGATTCCGATGGCTGCATGTCAACCAATGACCAGGTCACTCTGATGGCCTCTGGGGCCTCACTATTGAAGGCCGAGTATGCGGAATTTGAAATGCTGCTGACAGAGGTTTGCAAAGAGTTGGCACTCAAACTACTGGACGATGCCGAGGGGTCTTCCCACAATATTCACATTCAAGTACTTGGTGCTCAGAGCGAGCCAGATGCCGTCGAAGTCGGCAGAGCGATCGCTCGAAACAACCTGTTCAAGGCTGCCATCTACGGCAATGATCCGAACTGGGGGCGCATTCTTGCTGCCATCGGAACCACAGCTGCGGTATTTGACCCCTACAACATTGACGTGAGTATCAACGGCGTTTTGGTTTCGAGCCATGGTCAGCCCGCGGCCGATCGATCCGAGATTGATTTAGCGGGGCGTCGGGTAGACATTCAGGTGAACCTGAACTCGGGGACAGAAGAGGCGACAATTGTGACCAACGACCTTACCCACGAATACGTAGAAGAGAACAGCGCTTACTCAAGTTGA
- the rplT gene encoding 50S ribosomal protein L20, with amino-acid sequence MARVKNAVNSLKKRRVALERAHGYRGQRSRLYRMAKQQLLHSLVYAYNDRRKNKGNFRRLWIQRINAAARLNGMTYNRFIQGLALAGIEVDRRILSDMAIHDAKAFASLVASAKAALPQDVNAKKAS; translated from the coding sequence ATGGCAAGAGTAAAAAACGCCGTCAACTCGCTGAAGAAGCGTCGCGTAGCGCTGGAGCGTGCACACGGTTACCGCGGTCAGCGTTCACGCTTGTACCGCATGGCCAAGCAGCAGCTGCTGCACTCGCTGGTCTATGCATACAACGACCGTCGCAAGAACAAGGGTAACTTCCGTCGCCTTTGGATTCAGCGCATCAACGCGGCAGCTCGCTTGAACGGCATGACCTACAACCGCTTCATCCAGGGGCTTGCCCTGGCCGGCATCGAGGTCGACCGCCGCATCCTCTCCGACATGGCAATCCACGACGCAAAGGCTTTTGCCTCGCTGGTTGCTTCGGCAAAGGCTGCGCTGCCTCAGGACGTGAACGCCAAAAAGGCAAGCTAA